The following DNA comes from Calditrichota bacterium.
CGCAACATTGAAGAGGCGCGATCTACGTGCTGGCTTCGCCGAAGTGCTCAAATATGCCGTCATCGCACACCCAGCGCTGTTCCAGCTGTTGCAGGACAAGTTGGAGTCCCTGCTGGCGTTGCAGGACGAGAAAACCCTCGCCTGGGTGATCAGTCAATGCTGCCAGGTGAAAGCACGTATCGTCGGCCGGGACGAGCGCGAGCAGGGGATGCGGCGGGTGCTCAACTTCGGCCATACCATCGGGCATGCGTTGGAAGCGGCTACCAGGTTCAAGGCCCTCCGCCACGGCGAGGCGGTGCTCTTCGGCATGCGTGGTGCAGCCTGGCTCTCCGCGCAACGGGGTCTCCTGCCGGGAGACCAGTTCCGACAGGTCGGCGAGCTTCTGAACCGGCTGCCGTGCCCGGTGGATTTGTCGCGCGTCGTTCCTTCCGCCGTGATGCAGTTCGTCGCTACCGACAAGAAGCACTATGCCCGCACGCTACATTTTGTGGGTCTGCGGGGCATCGGCTGGCCGCAGGTCATCACCGACGTCACTGAGCATGAACTCATGGCGGCCATCGAGTACGCCTTGGGGAGGAGGTGACGAGTGAAGGTCCTCGTACTTCACGGGCCCAACCTGAATCTGCTCGGCGAGCGGGAGCCGCACATCTACGGCACCATGACGCTGCGCGCGCTCAACGCGCTGATCAGGAACCATGCACGCCTCCTCGGTGTCCGAGTCAAGATCGCGCAATCCAACCACGAAGGCCGGCTCATCGACCTCATTCACCGGCGGCGAAAGTGGGCGGACGGCATCTTAATCAACCCCGGGGCTCTTACCCATTACAGCTACGCGCTGCGGGACGCCCTTGGCGCCGTGGCGCTGCCGGTAGTCGAGGTGCACCTATCGGACATTTACGCGCGAGAGGAATTCCGACGCGTCTCGGTGATTGCGCCGGTGTGTGTGGCGCAGA
Coding sequences within:
- the aroQ gene encoding type II 3-dehydroquinate dehydratase — translated: MKVLVLHGPNLNLLGEREPHIYGTMTLRALNALIRNHARLLGVRVKIAQSNHEGRLIDLIHRRRKWADGILINPGALTHYSYALRDALGAVALPVVEVHLSDIYAREEFRRVSVIAPVCVAQIAGLGPDGYLRGLEELVRVITKRGDDAQG
- the aroB gene encoding 3-dehydroquinate synthase, whose protein sequence is METIEVKVGTCSYPVHVETGVLARVGEMLAPYLVGRRVALVTDSHVAPLYAAPVSQSLRAAGAEVNQYVLPAGEASKSLRSCQWLWGKLLEDRLDRSVTVVALGGGVVGDLAGFVASTYLRGVDLVQIPTTLIAQVDSALGGKTGVNHPAAKNIIGTFYHPRCVLIDPAALATLKRRDLRAGFAEVLKYAVIAHPALFQLLQDKLESLLALQDEKTLAWVISQCCQVKARIVGRDEREQGMRRVLNFGHTIGHALEAATRFKALRHGEAVLFGMRGAAWLSAQRGLLPGDQFRQVGELLNRLPCPVDLSRVVPSAVMQFVATDKKHYARTLHFVGLRGIGWPQVITDVTEHELMAAIEYALGRR